A section of the Enterococcus montenegrensis genome encodes:
- a CDS encoding adenylosuccinate synthase: MSSVVVVGTQWGDEGKGKITDFLSENAEVIARYQGGDNAGHTIKFDGVTYKLHLIPSGIFYREKISVIGNGVVVNPKSLVQELAYLKEHGVATDNLRISDRAHVILPYHIKLDQLQEDAKGDNKIGTTIKGIGPAYMDKAARVGIRIADLLDKEIFEERLRINLEDKNRQFTKMFDSDAMNFDDIFEEYYAYGQEIKKYVTDTSVILNDALDAGKRVLFEGAQGVMLDIDQGTYPFVTSSNPVAGGVTIGSGVGPSKINKVVGVCKAYTSRVGDGPFPTELFDETGEQIREVGREYGTTTGRPRRVGWFDSVVMRHSKRVSGITNLSLNSIDVLSGLETVKICTAYELDGELIYHYPASLKELNRCKPVYEELPGWSEDITACKDLSELPENARNYVRRISELVGVRISTFSVGPDRNQTNILESVWAQI; the protein is encoded by the coding sequence ATGTCATCAGTAGTAGTTGTGGGGACACAATGGGGCGACGAAGGAAAAGGAAAGATCACTGACTTTTTAAGTGAAAATGCAGAAGTTATCGCACGTTACCAAGGCGGCGATAATGCGGGACACACGATCAAATTTGATGGTGTGACATATAAATTACATTTAATTCCCTCAGGTATTTTTTACCGGGAAAAAATCAGCGTGATCGGTAACGGCGTCGTAGTGAACCCGAAATCATTGGTGCAAGAACTGGCTTATTTAAAAGAACACGGTGTTGCTACTGATAATTTACGTATTTCAGATCGCGCCCATGTTATTTTGCCTTACCATATTAAATTAGATCAATTGCAAGAAGATGCAAAAGGGGATAACAAAATCGGCACGACCATTAAAGGAATCGGCCCAGCTTACATGGATAAAGCAGCGCGGGTTGGGATTCGAATTGCTGATTTACTTGATAAAGAAATCTTTGAAGAGCGTTTACGTATCAATTTAGAAGATAAAAATCGTCAATTTACCAAAATGTTTGACAGTGACGCAATGAACTTTGATGATATTTTTGAAGAATATTACGCCTATGGTCAAGAAATTAAAAAATATGTGACAGATACTTCAGTTATTTTAAACGATGCTCTAGATGCAGGAAAACGCGTTTTATTTGAAGGGGCACAAGGGGTTATGTTGGATATCGATCAAGGCACATACCCATTTGTAACTTCATCAAATCCAGTTGCCGGCGGTGTGACAATTGGTTCTGGCGTTGGTCCTTCAAAAATTAATAAAGTTGTCGGTGTCTGCAAAGCCTACACTTCTCGTGTGGGAGACGGCCCGTTTCCAACTGAATTATTTGATGAAACTGGTGAACAAATTCGCGAAGTTGGTCGTGAATATGGTACAACAACAGGACGTCCGAGACGGGTTGGCTGGTTTGACTCTGTCGTGATGCGCCACAGCAAACGGGTTTCAGGGATTACCAATCTATCACTAAACTCCATTGATGTTTTAAGTGGTCTTGAAACGGTTAAAATTTGTACGGCCTACGAATTAGACGGCGAATTAATTTACCACTATCCAGCCAGCTTAAAAGAATTAAATCGTTGTAAACCTGTTTATGAAGAATTACCAGGTTGGTCAGAAGATATTACAGCCTGCAAAGATTTAAGCGAATTACCAGAAAATGCCCGCAATTATGTGCGCCGTATTTCTGAATTAGTCGGCGTCCGCATCTCAACATTCTCTGTCGGACCAGACCGTAACCAAACCAATATTTTAGAAAGTGTTTGGGCACAAATTTAA
- a CDS encoding PadR family transcriptional regulator, which produces MISSDGIRGYNDAIILTILAEGDSYGYAISKEIRERTDEIYVIKETTLYSAFTRLGKLGFITSYPGEVTHGKKRTYYAITAAGKSALTEKIAEWEQTKKVVDRFLIGS; this is translated from the coding sequence ATGATTTCAAGCGATGGGATTCGCGGTTACAACGATGCGATTATTTTAACCATTTTGGCAGAAGGTGATTCTTACGGTTATGCGATTTCAAAAGAAATTAGAGAACGCACCGACGAAATCTATGTCATCAAAGAAACCACGCTTTACTCCGCATTTACGCGTTTGGGGAAACTTGGCTTTATTACTTCTTATCCCGGTGAGGTGACCCACGGGAAAAAACGTACCTACTATGCCATCACCGCTGCCGGTAAAAGTGCTTTGACAGAAAAGATCGCCGAATGGGAGCAGACAAAAAAAGTCGTAGATCGTTTTTTAATTGGCTCCTAA
- a CDS encoding permease prefix domain 1-containing protein has protein sequence MKIIAEYLDSLFLNVPITPETKKAKEDLLALMEDHYNELIAEGKNEHEAIGAVITEFGSIDELLEELDLKREIPQAPPASKTIQKANEKTQNSLDDDFNFDEEDFSKAAWRANHEEFAEEDPNQKDAADEDYSYNLANPITLSEAEDYWSMIRQFALFIASGVLLCVVAIAFLVFQGGGGSDALGLAGFFLLVAVAVTMFITAGMKFSGAHKVLDDRPIKEDVRQTGKMYAQQYHRSFSFSLVAGIFMCIVSFMPIFIFQYSEHLGITLFLIIAGLGAFLIIYGSIVQAYYKRFDNGPIFISDEDEPGPNARQHIYGKNAPLVGMFSTVYWPAVVVIYLIWSFIFGGWGYSWLIFVIAGIFQDSILKYFKNK, from the coding sequence ATGAAAATTATCGCAGAGTATTTAGATAGTTTGTTTTTAAATGTCCCCATCACGCCGGAAACAAAAAAAGCAAAAGAAGATTTACTGGCCTTGATGGAAGACCATTACAACGAATTAATTGCTGAGGGAAAAAATGAACATGAAGCAATCGGCGCTGTTATTACCGAATTTGGTTCAATCGATGAATTACTAGAAGAGTTAGACTTAAAGCGGGAAATACCCCAAGCCCCACCAGCAAGCAAAACGATCCAAAAAGCCAATGAAAAAACACAAAATAGTTTGGATGATGACTTTAATTTCGACGAAGAAGACTTTTCCAAAGCTGCTTGGCGAGCCAACCACGAAGAGTTTGCAGAAGAAGATCCAAATCAAAAAGATGCTGCAGATGAAGATTACAGCTACAATTTAGCCAATCCTATTACCTTAAGTGAAGCAGAAGATTACTGGAGTATGATCCGTCAATTTGCGCTTTTCATTGCCAGCGGCGTCCTACTTTGCGTTGTTGCCATTGCTTTCCTTGTTTTTCAAGGTGGGGGGGGTTCTGATGCTCTTGGCTTGGCGGGCTTCTTTTTACTCGTAGCGGTCGCCGTGACCATGTTTATTACCGCAGGAATGAAATTTTCTGGTGCCCACAAAGTATTGGATGATCGTCCAATTAAAGAAGATGTGCGCCAAACAGGTAAAATGTACGCCCAGCAATATCACCGTAGTTTTAGTTTTTCACTGGTTGCGGGTATTTTTATGTGTATCGTTTCTTTTATGCCTATTTTTATTTTCCAATACAGTGAGCATTTAGGTATTACGCTGTTTTTAATTATCGCCGGTCTGGGTGCCTTTTTAATTATTTACGGCAGTATTGTGCAAGCTTATTACAAACGATTTGATAATGGTCCTATTTTTATCTCAGATGAAGATGAGCCTGGTCCAAATGCCCGTCAGCATATTTATGGCAAAAACGCACCCCTTGTGGGCATGTTTTCTACGGTTTATTGGCCGGCTGTCGTTGTAATCTACCTTATCTGGTCCTTTATTTTTGGCGGTTGGGGTTATTCTTGGCTGATTTTTGTTATCGCCGGAATTTTCCAAGACAGCATTTTAAAATATTTCAAAAATAAATAG
- a CDS encoding MFS transporter: MEHQAEKLFNKGFISITLINFVVYLVYYLLVVIMAVIAQDNLHATLGQAGLATGIYILGTLLARLIIGKTLELWGRKAVLRYGALFYLVTMMAYLYMPTIGMMYLIRFLNGFAYGTVSTATNAIVTAYIPKAKYGEGINYYGLSTSLAAAIGPLIGMVLLNTTNFYFIIIFSIVLIFITTIACFAFPVKNIVLTKEHREQLSKWTFDSFVEKKVAFISFIGFLMGLAYSSVLAFLSSYAKAIDLVGASSLFFVVYALVITFTRPMSGRIFDLRGENYVMYPSYLFLTGGLFLLSITNASWMLLLAGALIGLGYGTFMSNGQAICLKVSEDHRIGIALSTYFIGLDLGLGIGPFVLGELRSVLSFQGIYLVAGFLPVICAILYGIFYRVKTSEKKENLVVEED, translated from the coding sequence TTGGAACACCAAGCAGAAAAATTATTTAATAAAGGCTTTATTAGTATCACCCTCATTAATTTTGTTGTGTATTTAGTGTATTATTTGTTAGTTGTCATTATGGCGGTCATTGCGCAGGATAATCTTCACGCGACATTAGGACAAGCGGGACTTGCAACCGGCATTTATATTTTAGGAACTTTATTAGCCCGCTTAATTATCGGAAAAACATTAGAGCTGTGGGGACGAAAAGCCGTCTTGCGCTACGGGGCGTTATTTTACTTAGTGACCATGATGGCTTACTTGTATATGCCGACAATTGGGATGATGTATTTGATCAGATTTTTAAATGGCTTTGCCTACGGAACAGTTTCAACAGCAACCAATGCGATTGTGACCGCCTATATCCCCAAAGCAAAATACGGTGAGGGCATTAATTACTACGGCTTATCTACAAGTTTAGCTGCCGCAATTGGACCGTTAATCGGGATGGTATTACTAAATACGACGAATTTTTATTTTATTATTATTTTTTCCATTGTTTTGATTTTCATCACGACAATTGCTTGTTTTGCCTTTCCAGTCAAAAATATTGTTTTAACCAAAGAACACCGAGAACAATTGTCAAAATGGACCTTTGATAGTTTTGTAGAAAAGAAAGTTGCCTTTATTTCCTTTATCGGCTTTTTGATGGGGCTAGCTTACTCAAGTGTCTTGGCTTTTCTTTCTTCATACGCCAAAGCAATTGATTTAGTAGGAGCAAGTTCATTGTTCTTTGTTGTTTATGCGCTGGTCATCACTTTTACACGACCAATGTCTGGGCGTATCTTCGATTTACGGGGTGAAAATTATGTGATGTATCCCAGCTATCTCTTCTTAACTGGCGGGCTCTTTTTATTAAGTATCACCAACGCTAGCTGGATGTTGCTTTTAGCCGGTGCCTTAATCGGTTTAGGTTATGGAACCTTTATGTCAAATGGCCAAGCGATTTGTTTGAAAGTCAGCGAAGATCACCGCATTGGGATTGCACTGTCCACTTATTTTATCGGTCTTGATTTAGGTCTTGGCATTGGGCCTTTTGTTTTAGGGGAATTACGCAGTGTTTTATCTTTCCAAGGAATCTATTTAGTAGCCGGCTTTTTACCTGTAATTTGTGCAATTTTATATGGCATTTTTTATCGGGTAAAAACGAGTGAAAAGAAAGAAAATCTTGTCGTAGAAGAAGATTAA
- a CDS encoding Crp/Fnr family transcriptional regulator yields MDNRVLEDYLQAHDFPVVVKEKKKYLTYEGLQDSNVYILKSGTIKTSVISRDGREFNLRYINSLEIVSLLKDEYSQFIDAPFNIRVESCKAELYQIDRVQFWKDINQNLDLQLFVKDYYRVRLLHSMKRMQQMLMNGKFGAVCTQIYELYDTFGVKTPEGLLIDFVVTNEEIAHFCGIASASSVNRMMQQLKDMGAITMKRRKILILDLEIIKDNIIF; encoded by the coding sequence ATGGATAATCGAGTGTTGGAGGACTATTTACAAGCTCATGATTTTCCGGTAGTGGTTAAGGAGAAGAAAAAGTATTTAACTTATGAGGGATTGCAAGACTCAAATGTTTACATTTTAAAAAGCGGTACGATTAAAACAAGCGTCATCTCCCGCGATGGACGAGAATTTAATTTGCGCTATATCAACAGCTTGGAAATTGTTTCACTATTAAAAGATGAATATTCCCAATTTATTGATGCACCCTTTAATATTCGCGTGGAATCCTGTAAAGCAGAATTGTATCAAATCGATCGGGTGCAGTTTTGGAAAGACATCAATCAAAACTTGGATTTACAGCTTTTTGTAAAAGATTATTACCGCGTGCGTTTGCTGCATTCCATGAAACGCATGCAACAAATGTTGATGAATGGCAAATTTGGTGCCGTCTGCACGCAAATTTATGAACTTTACGATACCTTTGGCGTAAAAACACCCGAAGGCTTATTAATCGATTTTGTCGTTACCAACGAAGAAATTGCGCATTTTTGCGGCATCGCTTCTGCCAGTAGCGTCAACCGCATGATGCAACAACTAAAAGATATGGGCGCCATCACCATGAAAAGGCGAAAAATTCTAATTTTAGACCTTGAGATTATTAAGGATAATATTATTTTTTAA
- a CDS encoding M24 family metallopeptidase: MAKIELKKVTPPIKDNEAKIYHLTDETMALRKEKVLAAMQKENIDSIIIYCDLEHGSNFSYLTGFMTRFEESLLVLHQDGTAFFISGNENLKMNQHSRLPATLLHYPQFSLPDQPMKGEKSLTAVLQAAKISNEQQNIGVIGWKMFTSAQEDNRKLFDVPHFILAAIEAAAPKSQIENRSDIFIHPAYGVRATNNANEIAYYEFGSSLASDCVLSALDAVNLGKTEMAVASHLVRYGQTPNVMPIAACGERFLNAFISPTDKKIQLGDKMSLTTGFKGGLASRSGYVIHTAKELPKGQENYLSKIAQPYFNAVTTWLEQIEIGMTGGQLYQIIEDVLPKNTYHWHLNPGHLTADEEWMSSPVKENSSVKLTSGMLLQIDIIPAVAGFAGASCENGVALADANLRQELAANYPAVWQRIKTRQEYIRQTLNITLPDHVLPLSSGVVFYTPFFLAKDLAFVKR, encoded by the coding sequence ATGGCGAAAATTGAATTAAAAAAAGTAACGCCGCCTATCAAAGACAACGAAGCAAAAATTTATCATCTGACAGATGAAACAATGGCGTTACGAAAAGAAAAAGTGTTAGCTGCAATGCAAAAAGAGAACATCGACAGCATCATTATTTATTGCGATTTAGAACACGGCAGTAATTTTTCTTATTTAACAGGTTTTATGACCCGCTTTGAAGAAAGTCTGCTGGTTTTACATCAAGACGGGACCGCTTTTTTCATCTCCGGAAATGAAAATTTGAAGATGAATCAACACAGCCGCCTACCTGCGACGCTTTTGCATTATCCGCAATTTTCACTGCCCGACCAGCCAATGAAAGGTGAAAAATCTTTGACAGCTGTTTTACAAGCAGCAAAAATCTCAAATGAACAGCAAAATATTGGCGTTATCGGTTGGAAAATGTTTACCAGCGCTCAAGAAGACAATCGCAAGCTTTTTGATGTCCCGCATTTTATCCTTGCAGCAATAGAAGCCGCCGCGCCAAAAAGTCAGATTGAAAATCGCAGTGACATCTTTATTCATCCAGCTTATGGCGTGCGTGCAACAAATAACGCCAACGAAATCGCCTATTATGAATTTGGCTCCAGCCTGGCTTCTGACTGCGTATTAAGCGCCCTTGATGCCGTAAACCTCGGCAAAACGGAAATGGCGGTCGCTAGTCACCTCGTGCGCTATGGGCAAACACCAAATGTTATGCCGATTGCAGCTTGTGGCGAGCGCTTTTTGAACGCCTTTATCTCCCCAACTGACAAAAAAATTCAATTAGGAGATAAAATGTCTTTAACGACTGGCTTTAAAGGTGGTTTAGCTAGTCGCAGCGGCTATGTTATTCACACTGCAAAAGAATTACCGAAAGGACAAGAAAATTATTTGTCCAAAATTGCGCAACCTTACTTTAACGCTGTGACAACGTGGTTAGAGCAAATTGAAATCGGAATGACAGGCGGGCAATTGTATCAAATAATTGAAGATGTCCTGCCCAAAAATACGTATCATTGGCATTTAAATCCTGGTCACTTAACCGCTGATGAAGAGTGGATGTCTTCGCCCGTGAAGGAAAATTCGTCCGTTAAACTCACTTCAGGAATGTTGCTGCAAATTGACATCATTCCTGCGGTCGCAGGCTTTGCTGGCGCCAGCTGCGAAAACGGCGTCGCTTTGGCCGACGCTAACCTCCGCCAAGAGTTAGCCGCAAATTACCCAGCAGTTTGGCAACGCATTAAAACCAGACAAGAATACATTCGCCAAACACTTAATATCACTTTACCTGACCACGTCTTGCCACTATCAAGCGGTGTCGTCTTTTACACCCCCTTCTTCTTAGCAAAAGACTTAGCTTTTGTGAAGAGATAA
- a CDS encoding alpha/beta hydrolase, which produces MNFKSQVLDLSTSVNVYLPDNEVMIAEAPILYLLHGWSDDCNAWLDSTNLIRQAQEYPFVIVMPQVGLSYYTDMVAGGDYFTFLTKELPQKIAQWFQIMPQKKKTFVAGLSMGGYGAFKWALTYPEQFCAAASLSGALDVVNIWRQKPERKKHLAAIFGDLDLLTDSRNDLFALLKNPALVEKSCETHFFQMCGTEDFVYADNQRFLQIAKKTLRNFEYQESPGDHNWDYWEGAIELVLKRFVGIYEETV; this is translated from the coding sequence ATGAATTTTAAATCACAGGTTTTAGATTTGAGCACCAGTGTCAATGTCTACTTACCAGATAATGAGGTAATGATAGCAGAGGCGCCAATACTTTATTTGCTCCATGGGTGGTCAGATGATTGCAATGCATGGCTTGATAGTACAAATTTAATACGACAAGCGCAAGAATACCCTTTTGTCATTGTGATGCCGCAAGTAGGTTTAAGTTATTATACGGATATGGTTGCAGGAGGCGATTATTTCACCTTTTTGACGAAAGAATTACCACAAAAAATTGCGCAATGGTTTCAAATTATGCCGCAAAAGAAGAAAACTTTTGTTGCTGGGCTTTCCATGGGAGGATACGGTGCTTTTAAATGGGCGCTAACATATCCCGAACAATTTTGCGCTGCAGCTTCCTTGTCAGGTGCACTAGACGTTGTAAATATATGGCGCCAAAAACCAGAGCGTAAAAAGCATCTTGCGGCCATTTTTGGTGATTTGGATTTACTTACAGATAGCCGTAACGATTTATTTGCTTTACTAAAAAATCCGGCGCTAGTAGAAAAATCTTGCGAGACGCATTTTTTTCAAATGTGTGGGACAGAAGATTTTGTTTACGCTGATAATCAACGCTTTTTACAAATAGCCAAAAAGACTTTGCGTAATTTTGAATACCAAGAAAGTCCCGGCGATCACAATTGGGATTATTGGGAGGGAGCGATTGAGCTAGTTTTGAAGCGCTTTGTGGGGATTTATGAGGAAACAGTATAA
- a CDS encoding LacI family DNA-binding transcriptional regulator — protein sequence MVGIKDIAKAAGVSISTVSYALNGSTKVTEQTRQKIMAIANELNYVPNMAARTLKRQQTNIIGVYLADYAGSFYGELLDGIKRGLAAYDYEMIVCSGQKSHLFIPERMVDGAIILDWTFQTKEIEMLANRGHQMVVLDREIANDNISRVLLDNKGGATLAIERLVAAQTKHVYLVTGSMGYDNEQRLLASTKELTRFNISYEIIEGNFTEPSGYAAAEKIAERLDQKQNETPIDIFSFNDEMAVGIYKFFADRPEKIGQDIRIVGFDNIEISSFLTPRLATIAYSKHRWGMVAAEKIIRLIQGEKVEDEAIYTTFVSGSSLS from the coding sequence ATGGTTGGTATTAAAGATATAGCAAAAGCCGCAGGGGTATCGATTTCAACAGTTTCATATGCTTTAAACGGCAGCACCAAAGTAACAGAACAAACCCGCCAGAAGATCATGGCAATCGCCAATGAGCTGAACTATGTCCCCAACATGGCCGCCCGCACTTTAAAAAGACAACAAACAAACATTATCGGTGTCTACCTAGCCGATTATGCTGGTAGCTTTTATGGTGAATTATTAGACGGGATCAAACGGGGACTAGCGGCTTACGATTATGAAATGATTGTTTGCAGTGGGCAAAAATCACACTTATTTATTCCAGAACGAATGGTGGATGGGGCGATTATCTTGGATTGGACTTTCCAAACCAAAGAAATTGAAATGCTCGCAAATCGTGGTCATCAAATGGTGGTATTGGATCGTGAAATTGCCAACGACAATATTTCCCGCGTGTTATTAGATAACAAAGGTGGTGCAACCTTAGCGATTGAGCGATTAGTTGCGGCACAGACGAAACATGTTTATCTGGTAACCGGTTCAATGGGTTATGATAATGAACAACGCTTGTTAGCCAGCACGAAAGAATTAACGCGTTTCAATATTAGTTATGAAATAATTGAAGGAAATTTCACAGAACCTTCTGGCTACGCCGCCGCTGAGAAAATCGCGGAGAGGCTCGATCAAAAACAAAATGAAACACCAATTGATATTTTTTCCTTCAACGATGAAATGGCCGTTGGGATTTACAAATTTTTCGCAGATCGGCCAGAAAAAATTGGACAAGATATTCGGATTGTCGGCTTTGATAATATTGAAATTAGTTCATTTTTAACACCACGATTGGCGACAATCGCCTATTCTAAACATCGATGGGGCATGGTCGCTGCCGAAAAAATTATTCGCCTGATTCAAGGTGAAAAAGTCGAAGACGAAGCTATCTACACCACCTTTGTCTCTGGTAGTTCACTAAGTTAA